In Paludisphaera rhizosphaerae, one DNA window encodes the following:
- a CDS encoding glycoside hydrolase family 2 protein produces the protein MKRTSLRLSLALGLAAGVAASATAEEWSMKQGPLMTRWAAQVDPNAPLPDYPRPQLTRADWLNLNGVWEFQPGAESDAAPAGKTLSRKILVPFPVESAISGVMEHHKRLWYRRTFNVPTSWAGRRVILHFGAVDYESEAFVNGRSLGVHRGGYDPFQYDVTDFLQGEGPQELIVRVFDPTVEGGQPRGKQTTRQGGIMYTPTTGIWQTVWLEPVAAEGIRSLKITPDVDSGCVWVAVDAPGVTPHSRIALTVKDGAEIVTTVEGAPGPEIRIPIRDAKLWSPDRPFLYDLEVKLAVAGKEVDRVGSYFGMRKIAIGDVGGLKKLLLNGKFVFQIGPLDQGFWPDGLYTAPTDAALKFDIQATKEMGFNMIRKHIKVEPARWYYWADRIGLMIWQDMPSANSYRGAEDPQPEVDRAAYEHELTRMIATLYNVPSIIMWETYNEGQGQYDTPRLVNLVKRLDPTRLVNEASGGGYTGSGDVMDVHSYPPPACPEPSKNQALACGEYGGIGFRVEGHNWAPGGGGYTNVQSPQDLVDLYTEFAAMLKGFRDEKGLSAAVYTQITDVETEINGLLTYDRVPKMDVGKIARANSLEMRLPKFTTVLATSEKESQTWKYTLSRPADGWEQPGFNDSAWQTGPGGFGSHGTPGTGKIGTEWTSNNVWMRRTFNPGNLTPDQIARLLVRDNHDEDVQVYINGVLAYQVGGYFNGYENRPITAEARKALKPNAENVLAVHCRQSAGGQYVDVGFVIREPDEN, from the coding sequence ATGAAACGAACAAGCCTCCGCCTCAGCCTTGCGCTGGGGCTCGCGGCCGGCGTCGCGGCGTCGGCGACGGCCGAGGAATGGTCGATGAAACAGGGCCCGCTGATGACGCGGTGGGCAGCGCAGGTCGACCCCAACGCCCCCCTGCCGGACTACCCCCGGCCTCAGCTCACTCGGGCCGACTGGCTCAACCTCAACGGCGTCTGGGAGTTCCAGCCCGGCGCTGAGTCCGACGCCGCCCCCGCGGGCAAAACGCTCTCCCGCAAGATCCTGGTTCCGTTCCCCGTCGAATCGGCGATCTCGGGCGTGATGGAGCACCACAAGCGGCTCTGGTACCGCCGCACCTTCAACGTCCCCACGTCCTGGGCGGGCCGTCGGGTCATCCTGCACTTCGGCGCTGTGGATTATGAGAGCGAGGCTTTCGTCAACGGTCGAAGCCTGGGCGTGCATCGCGGCGGATACGACCCGTTCCAGTACGACGTCACCGACTTTCTCCAGGGAGAAGGCCCCCAGGAGTTGATCGTCCGGGTCTTCGACCCCACCGTCGAGGGGGGCCAACCACGCGGTAAGCAGACGACCCGGCAGGGCGGCATCATGTACACGCCGACCACCGGCATCTGGCAGACCGTCTGGCTCGAACCGGTCGCCGCCGAGGGGATCCGCAGCCTCAAAATCACTCCCGACGTCGATTCCGGGTGCGTCTGGGTGGCCGTCGATGCGCCGGGGGTGACGCCTCACTCCCGCATCGCGCTGACCGTCAAGGACGGGGCCGAGATCGTCACGACCGTCGAGGGCGCTCCGGGACCGGAGATCCGCATCCCGATCCGCGACGCCAAGCTCTGGTCGCCCGATCGGCCCTTCCTCTACGACCTGGAGGTGAAGCTTGCCGTCGCTGGCAAGGAGGTCGACCGGGTCGGCAGCTACTTCGGCATGCGGAAGATTGCGATCGGCGACGTGGGGGGACTCAAGAAGCTGCTGCTCAACGGGAAGTTCGTCTTCCAGATCGGCCCCCTCGACCAGGGATTCTGGCCCGACGGCCTCTACACCGCCCCCACCGACGCGGCCCTGAAGTTCGACATTCAGGCCACGAAGGAGATGGGCTTCAACATGATCCGCAAGCACATCAAGGTCGAGCCCGCCCGGTGGTACTACTGGGCGGACCGGATCGGCCTGATGATCTGGCAGGACATGCCTTCCGCCAACTCCTACCGAGGCGCCGAAGACCCCCAGCCAGAGGTCGACCGCGCCGCGTATGAGCACGAGCTGACCCGGATGATCGCCACGCTCTACAACGTGCCGTCGATCATCATGTGGGAGACGTACAACGAGGGCCAGGGCCAGTACGACACGCCTCGGCTGGTGAACCTGGTCAAGCGGCTCGACCCGACCCGCCTGGTCAACGAGGCCAGCGGCGGCGGCTACACGGGGTCGGGCGATGTGATGGACGTTCACAGCTATCCGCCGCCGGCCTGCCCCGAGCCCAGCAAGAACCAGGCGCTCGCCTGCGGAGAATACGGCGGGATCGGCTTCCGGGTCGAGGGCCACAACTGGGCCCCGGGCGGCGGCGGTTACACCAACGTCCAGTCGCCCCAGGACCTGGTCGACCTCTACACCGAGTTCGCGGCCATGCTCAAGGGCTTCCGCGATGAGAAAGGGCTGAGCGCGGCGGTCTATACCCAGATCACCGACGTCGAGACCGAGATCAACGGCCTGCTCACCTACGATCGCGTCCCCAAGATGGACGTCGGCAAGATCGCCCGAGCGAACAGCCTGGAAATGAGGCTGCCGAAGTTCACCACCGTGCTGGCGACCTCCGAGAAGGAGTCGCAAACGTGGAAGTACACTCTCAGTCGCCCGGCTGATGGCTGGGAGCAGCCCGGCTTCAACGACTCGGCCTGGCAGACGGGCCCGGGCGGCTTCGGCTCGCACGGGACGCCCGGCACGGGGAAGATCGGAACGGAGTGGACTTCCAATAACGTCTGGATGCGCCGGACGTTCAACCCCGGAAACCTGACGCCCGACCAGATCGCCCGACTGCTCGTCCGCGACAACCACGACGAGGACGTGCAGGTCTACATCAACGGCGTGCTGGCCTATCAGGTCGGCGGCTACTTCAACGGCTATGAAAACCGCCCCATCACGGCCGAGGCCCGCAAAGCCCTGAAGCCGAACGCCGAGAACGTGCTGGCCGTCCACTGTCGCCAGTCCGCCGGCGGGCAGTACGTCGACGTCGGCTTCGTCATCCGCGAACCCGACGAGAATTGA
- a CDS encoding tetratricopeptide repeat protein, with protein sequence MSRTTRLWKGAGLLTLGSMLLSGAASRGDDAPPVVDQLTDLGRQALAQGAGPMARSFFQKALEIDPKNADAAKGLAEAKAAQERLLRVALQEPAAPAPAPAAPAEAQPTPPPAPAAGPNNRATLEESDRSDAIARQQLSSDVAQRLNAARDLVRNGQPGAALDALRLAKNVVQSASNIPESDRKALERQIEAQYLSTIRDEDRILAEQLDRRRLEAAAEQRYRGLSQLVANQYTIKSMMDQFDTLMGEGVYNSLYNGGLGNIALATAPFYEARLLSQHARSLMHKGTLPYSDEDPAPYAGMFVSTTMGFLSQEKQFEELKEYRFMLTMQDVARGAVPFPDNKIIEYPDAEWFRDMSERRIAKYGKAVDVFDRDPKTKSILAKLDEPLAMNFPNETPLEDVLKYVKQATQTPQDNGIPIYVDPIGLNEADKTMTSPVSLDLDGVPLKTTLRLMLKQLGLTYTVKDGFLMITSQESEDQQTDIRVYPVADLALIPLSLIMGGGGGGMGGGMGGMGGGMGGMGGGMGGMGGGMGGMGGMGGMGGGMGMMSIPVSPAQDDPASALMQKKSN encoded by the coding sequence ATGTCCCGAACCACGAGACTGTGGAAAGGCGCCGGGTTGCTGACCCTGGGCAGCATGCTGCTGTCCGGGGCCGCGTCCCGCGGCGACGACGCTCCACCGGTCGTCGACCAATTGACCGACCTCGGCCGCCAGGCGCTCGCGCAGGGCGCAGGCCCGATGGCCCGCTCCTTCTTCCAAAAGGCGCTGGAGATCGATCCCAAGAACGCTGACGCCGCCAAGGGCCTCGCCGAGGCCAAGGCCGCTCAGGAGCGGCTGCTGCGGGTGGCCCTGCAGGAGCCCGCCGCTCCGGCCCCGGCGCCCGCCGCCCCGGCTGAAGCTCAGCCGACGCCTCCCCCTGCTCCGGCCGCCGGCCCCAACAACCGGGCCACGCTGGAGGAGTCGGACCGAAGCGACGCCATCGCCCGCCAGCAGCTCAGCAGCGACGTGGCCCAGCGGCTCAACGCCGCCCGCGATCTGGTCCGCAACGGCCAGCCCGGCGCTGCGCTCGACGCCCTCCGCCTGGCGAAGAACGTCGTCCAGTCGGCCTCCAACATCCCTGAGAGCGACCGCAAGGCCCTCGAACGTCAGATCGAGGCCCAGTACCTCTCGACCATCCGCGACGAGGATCGCATCCTCGCCGAGCAGCTGGACCGTCGCCGCCTCGAAGCGGCCGCCGAGCAGCGCTATCGCGGCCTCTCGCAGCTGGTCGCCAACCAGTACACCATCAAGTCGATGATGGACCAGTTCGATACGCTGATGGGAGAGGGCGTCTACAACTCGCTCTACAACGGCGGCCTCGGCAACATCGCCCTCGCCACCGCCCCGTTCTACGAGGCTCGTCTGCTCTCGCAGCACGCACGGTCTCTGATGCACAAGGGGACTCTCCCGTACAGCGACGAGGACCCGGCCCCCTACGCCGGCATGTTCGTCTCCACGACCATGGGCTTCCTCTCGCAGGAGAAGCAGTTCGAGGAGCTGAAGGAATACCGCTTCATGCTGACGATGCAAGACGTCGCCCGCGGCGCGGTCCCCTTCCCCGACAACAAGATCATCGAGTACCCCGACGCCGAGTGGTTCCGCGACATGTCCGAGCGTCGCATCGCCAAGTACGGCAAGGCTGTCGACGTCTTCGACCGCGACCCCAAGACCAAGTCGATCCTCGCCAAGCTCGACGAGCCCCTGGCGATGAACTTCCCCAACGAGACGCCGCTGGAAGACGTCCTGAAGTACGTCAAGCAGGCGACCCAGACCCCGCAGGACAACGGCATCCCGATCTACGTCGACCCCATCGGCCTGAACGAGGCCGACAAGACGATGACCTCCCCGGTCTCGCTCGACCTTGACGGCGTGCCCCTGAAGACCACCCTGCGTCTGATGCTCAAGCAACTCGGCCTCACCTACACGGTGAAGGACGGCTTCCTGATGATCACCTCGCAGGAGTCCGAAGACCAGCAGACCGACATCCGCGTCTACCCGGTCGCCGACCTGGCCCTCATCCCCCTCTCGCTCATCATGGGCGGCGGCGGCGGTGGTATGGGCGGTGGCATGGGCGGCATGGGCGGCGGCATGGGCGGTATGGGCGGTGGTATGGGCGGCATGGGCGGCGGCATGGGCGGTATGGGTGGCATGGGCGGCATGGGCGGCGGTATGGGCATGATGTCCATCCCGGTCAGCCCCGCTCAGGACGACCCCGCCAGCGCGCTGATGCAAAAAAAAAGCAACTGA
- a CDS encoding PEP-CTERM sorting domain-containing protein, which produces MAAGLAALLISSSVQGSPLSYTVTDLGTQPISFTPSAAPTRTATQPPLAMYAPIWDQMTHGNPAYAYNFITTSVANAGGLTAYIESVGVDGHETGSAAAGLYVARQDASGAWHVLNEIGSSTSDHGYGSRPNGGLYIGGINALDQVLAGWIPQGYSSHGYDYWYTSKVWVYDEKTNTTLDMSNVLGPGWGAIRTGGIDDDGRILLSAYSESSNLTEQHEFLLTPTDLSAAPVPEPSTFLVLALGAGAFAIRRSRRVG; this is translated from the coding sequence ATGGCCGCCGGCCTGGCCGCGTTGCTGATCTCCTCTTCGGTCCAGGGCTCGCCGCTCTCCTACACCGTGACTGACCTGGGAACACAGCCGATCTCGTTCACTCCCTCGGCCGCTCCCACTCGGACGGCGACGCAGCCCCCGCTCGCGATGTATGCCCCGATTTGGGATCAAATGACGCACGGGAACCCGGCTTACGCCTACAACTTCATCACGACTTCGGTCGCCAACGCCGGTGGCCTCACTGCCTATATTGAGAGCGTAGGCGTCGACGGGCATGAAACCGGCTCTGCCGCCGCGGGTTTGTACGTGGCTCGTCAAGACGCATCCGGTGCCTGGCATGTCCTTAACGAAATTGGCTCTTCCACCAGCGACCATGGATACGGTTCCAGGCCCAACGGCGGCTTGTACATCGGTGGTATCAATGCCCTCGACCAGGTTCTCGCGGGATGGATTCCCCAAGGCTATAGCTCTCACGGGTACGATTATTGGTATACATCCAAGGTCTGGGTCTACGACGAGAAGACAAACACGACGCTGGACATGTCGAACGTCCTGGGCCCCGGATGGGGAGCGATCCGCACCGGAGGGATCGACGATGACGGCCGCATCCTCCTCAGCGCTTACTCGGAGTCGTCGAATCTCACCGAGCAACACGAGTTCCTGTTGACGCCGACCGACCTCTCCGCTGCCCCCGTCCCCGAGCCCTCAACCTTCCTCGTCCTCGCACTGGGTGCCGGAGCATTCGCGATCCGCCGGTCGCGGCGGGTTGGCTGA
- a CDS encoding sigma-54-dependent transcriptional regulator — MKRRILTVDDQKLSCDHLRQILEPEGYEVEAAYDGATALEMLRDRVFDLVITDLKMPDMSGSELLDNLRSRRVPVGVVVVSAYGDASEALQIMKAGADDFLRKPCEPEHLRLVVERTLERRGLIDELTKLRDELRGSYSFHTMVSQNPKMRRIFDLIQQVGPVDSTVLIQGETGTGKELVAQALHAVNTRRKGKFVALNCAVLNDALLESELFGYERGAFTGAEKRKIGRFEKAHGGTLLLDEIGDISPAMQVKLLRVLQTGTLERVGGVEPIKVDVRIIAATHKRLEDEVKAGRFRPDLYYRLKVVTIDIPPLRDRKEDVPLLAMNFVEKHVSATNPVAEIDYGAMQALLNHQWPGNVRELENAIKAAVAMTDGSVLHRDDLPETVAPRIAAGPAGPDPIDIETTLPDLIDDLVGQVEREYFQRVLSEYNGNVARCARHSGLSRRSVSQKLQKYGLERQSFKKPKFD, encoded by the coding sequence ATGAAGCGCCGGATCCTCACGGTCGACGACCAGAAACTGAGTTGCGACCACCTTCGGCAGATCCTGGAGCCTGAGGGCTACGAGGTCGAGGCCGCCTACGACGGTGCGACCGCGCTGGAGATGCTTCGAGACAGGGTCTTCGATCTGGTCATCACCGATCTGAAGATGCCCGACATGAGCGGCTCCGAGCTGCTCGACAATCTGCGCAGCCGCCGGGTGCCCGTCGGCGTGGTCGTCGTCTCGGCCTACGGCGACGCCTCGGAAGCCCTTCAGATCATGAAGGCCGGCGCGGACGACTTCCTCCGCAAGCCCTGCGAGCCCGAACACCTGCGCCTGGTCGTCGAGCGCACCCTCGAGCGCCGAGGCCTGATCGACGAGCTGACCAAGCTCCGCGACGAGCTTCGCGGCAGCTACAGCTTTCACACGATGGTCTCGCAGAACCCGAAGATGAGGCGCATCTTCGACCTGATCCAGCAGGTCGGCCCCGTCGACTCCACCGTCCTGATCCAGGGCGAGACCGGCACCGGCAAGGAGCTGGTCGCCCAGGCCCTGCACGCGGTCAACACCCGCCGCAAGGGGAAGTTCGTCGCCCTCAACTGCGCGGTGCTCAACGACGCACTGCTCGAAAGCGAGCTGTTCGGCTACGAGCGCGGCGCGTTCACCGGCGCCGAGAAACGCAAGATCGGCCGATTCGAGAAGGCCCACGGCGGCACCCTCCTGCTCGACGAGATCGGCGACATCTCGCCCGCCATGCAGGTCAAGCTGCTGCGCGTCCTCCAGACGGGGACGCTCGAACGAGTCGGTGGCGTCGAGCCGATCAAGGTCGACGTCCGGATCATCGCGGCGACCCACAAGCGGCTGGAAGACGAGGTCAAGGCCGGGCGCTTCCGCCCTGACCTCTACTACCGCCTCAAAGTCGTGACCATCGACATCCCGCCCCTCCGGGATCGGAAGGAGGATGTCCCCCTCCTGGCGATGAACTTCGTCGAGAAGCACGTCTCCGCCACCAACCCCGTCGCTGAGATCGACTACGGTGCGATGCAAGCCCTGCTGAACCACCAGTGGCCGGGGAACGTCCGCGAGCTTGAGAACGCGATCAAGGCGGCCGTCGCCATGACCGACGGCTCGGTCCTCCATCGCGACGACCTCCCCGAAACCGTCGCCCCGCGGATCGCCGCCGGCCCGGCCGGTCCCGACCCGATCGACATCGAGACGACGCTCCCCGACCTGATCGACGACCTCGTCGGCCAGGTGGAGCGTGAGTACTTCCAGCGCGTCCTCTCCGAGTACAACGGCAACGTCGCCCGCTGCGCCCGTCACAGCGGCCTATCGCGCCGAAGCGTCTCTCAGAAGCTCCAGAAATACGGCCTCGAACGCCAGTCGTTCAAGAAGCCCAAGTTCGACTGA
- a CDS encoding M28 family peptidase gives MKHRMRLPDWTRRAAFGLSALTAFAIGPMLFAQAPVGAGADAPAANPTASSTFVPAAETRLKNDVSFFAADDQEGRAPGTKGIEASAEYIARQFQELGLKPAPGADGYFQKFTITGQPRLGEPNEMLAKGPDGGEIKGESRTDFSALAIGSSGSVNGAPIVFAGYGITADQPQKNLSYDDYAGLDVTGKVVLVIRREPQQNDENSPFDGKKTTSFATFQHKATNAFQHGAAMLLVVNDLAGLGAERDALLNLGSAGPDSMSRLPVVHVTREFADRILKAAGEPSLATFESDIDTDLKPRSRELKGVSLTSRITIDRPSIETKNVVGVLEGAGPKANETIVVGGHYDHLGRGGLMSGSLAFFSSDIHNGADDNASGTSMVLELARRLSARRDPPPRRIVFMTFSGEERGLLGSEYYVAHPLFPLDSTVLMFNFDMVGRMDGKNELTMIGTGTAPGFSDLVDALAKGTGMTIKKVAGMTDGFGGSDHQPFFGKDIPVLFAFTGIHSDYHRPTDDWQKINYAGMAKIADYAELILLDLVRRQERPEFVRMAAGRHGATSSVGSASGGMNVTLGVMPDYADEAKQGMKLSDVREGGPAAKAGIKGGDVIVGIGGKPIATIYDYMESLGRYKPGEKVDVLVKRDGKELKLPVELTKSTASPRQ, from the coding sequence ATGAAGCATCGTATGAGGCTTCCGGATTGGACCCGACGGGCGGCGTTCGGCCTGTCGGCGCTGACGGCGTTCGCGATCGGCCCAATGCTCTTCGCGCAGGCTCCGGTCGGAGCCGGCGCCGACGCGCCAGCCGCGAATCCCACGGCCTCCTCGACGTTCGTCCCGGCCGCCGAGACTCGGCTCAAGAACGACGTCTCGTTCTTCGCCGCCGACGATCAGGAAGGCCGCGCGCCGGGGACGAAGGGGATTGAGGCCAGCGCCGAGTACATCGCCCGCCAGTTCCAGGAGTTGGGTCTCAAGCCCGCGCCCGGCGCCGACGGGTACTTCCAGAAGTTCACCATCACGGGCCAGCCCCGGCTGGGCGAGCCGAACGAGATGCTCGCAAAAGGCCCAGACGGCGGCGAGATCAAGGGCGAGAGCCGGACCGACTTCAGCGCGCTGGCCATCGGTTCGTCGGGGTCTGTGAATGGAGCTCCCATCGTCTTCGCAGGCTACGGCATCACGGCCGATCAGCCGCAGAAGAACCTCAGCTATGACGACTACGCCGGCCTCGACGTGACCGGCAAGGTCGTGCTGGTGATCCGTCGCGAGCCTCAGCAGAACGATGAGAACAGCCCGTTCGACGGCAAGAAGACGACCAGCTTCGCCACCTTCCAGCACAAGGCGACGAACGCCTTCCAGCACGGGGCCGCGATGCTGCTGGTGGTCAACGACCTGGCGGGCCTCGGCGCTGAGCGGGACGCCCTGCTGAACCTGGGATCGGCCGGCCCTGACTCGATGTCCCGGCTGCCGGTCGTCCACGTCACCCGCGAATTCGCCGATCGCATCCTTAAGGCTGCGGGCGAGCCGTCGCTGGCGACCTTCGAGTCCGACATCGACACCGACCTCAAGCCGCGCTCACGCGAGTTGAAGGGGGTCTCGTTGACCAGCCGGATCACGATCGACCGCCCGTCGATCGAGACCAAGAACGTCGTGGGCGTCTTGGAAGGGGCGGGACCGAAGGCGAACGAGACGATCGTCGTGGGGGGGCACTATGACCACCTCGGCCGGGGAGGGTTGATGTCCGGCTCGCTGGCCTTCTTCTCCAGCGACATCCACAACGGCGCCGACGACAACGCCTCGGGCACTTCGATGGTGCTTGAACTGGCCCGCCGGCTGTCGGCCCGCCGCGATCCTCCGCCGCGCCGCATCGTCTTCATGACGTTCTCGGGCGAGGAGCGCGGGCTGCTGGGTTCGGAATACTACGTCGCCCACCCGCTCTTCCCGCTCGACTCCACCGTTCTCATGTTCAACTTCGACATGGTCGGCCGGATGGACGGCAAGAATGAGCTGACCATGATCGGCACGGGCACGGCTCCAGGGTTCTCCGACCTGGTCGACGCGCTGGCGAAGGGGACGGGGATGACGATCAAGAAGGTCGCCGGGATGACCGACGGATTCGGCGGCAGCGACCACCAGCCGTTCTTCGGCAAGGATATCCCGGTCCTGTTTGCATTCACCGGCATCCACTCCGACTACCACCGGCCCACCGACGACTGGCAGAAGATCAACTACGCGGGGATGGCGAAGATCGCCGATTACGCGGAGCTGATCCTGCTGGATCTCGTTCGTCGCCAGGAACGCCCCGAGTTCGTGCGGATGGCCGCCGGCCGCCACGGTGCGACCTCGTCGGTGGGCTCAGCCTCCGGCGGAATGAATGTGACGCTGGGCGTGATGCCCGACTACGCCGACGAGGCCAAGCAGGGAATGAAGCTCTCGGACGTCCGCGAAGGCGGCCCAGCCGCCAAGGCCGGAATCAAGGGGGGAGACGTGATCGTGGGCATCGGCGGCAAGCCGATCGCGACGATCTACGACTACATGGAGAGCCTTGGGCGTTACAAGCCGGGCGAGAAGGTCGACGTCCTCGTCAAACGCGACGGCAAGGAATTGAAGCTCCCCGTGGAGCTGACCAAGTCCACCGCGTCGCCCCGACAATGA
- a CDS encoding ABC transporter ATP-binding protein, whose protein sequence is MIRVIAEGLVKRYGRVAAVDHASLQLPAGELTCLLGPPGAGKSTFARLLAGLDPVDDGEIYLGDRMVQAVPAAERGVGMVFRDHALWPGLSVRDNVDYPLKTQGVASRERRPRVDEALAALRVDTLADLRPEALSPGQSLRVALARALVTRPDLLILDEPMFRIDPQDREEAWDEIRRARVESGVTTLLLTSDVSEALSRADRLAVIDLGRILQTGTPQELYNQPVDVFVARLLGPTNLLQGQVDGAGHNQGRQEVVVRTPVGRLVCRTNLGGLAPSAPVTVCIRPESLSIGPGVPSDANRFPATIERITFQGSTRRVLLRGPGDWPVVALALQSHSGHIREGQGVTLSIAPENVALLLGKYAVGGGG, encoded by the coding sequence ATGATCCGCGTCATCGCCGAGGGTCTCGTCAAACGCTACGGCCGCGTGGCGGCCGTCGACCACGCCTCGCTCCAACTTCCAGCCGGCGAGTTGACCTGCCTCCTCGGGCCGCCGGGCGCGGGAAAGTCCACGTTCGCCAGACTCCTCGCCGGCCTTGACCCCGTGGACGACGGCGAGATCTACCTGGGCGACCGCATGGTGCAGGCCGTCCCCGCCGCGGAGCGCGGCGTGGGCATGGTTTTCCGCGATCACGCCCTCTGGCCGGGCCTCTCGGTCAGGGACAACGTCGACTACCCGCTGAAGACCCAGGGCGTTGCCAGCCGAGAGCGCCGGCCGAGGGTCGACGAAGCCCTCGCCGCGCTTCGAGTCGATACGTTGGCCGACCTCCGTCCGGAAGCCCTCTCCCCCGGTCAGTCGCTCCGAGTGGCGTTGGCTCGTGCGTTGGTGACGCGGCCCGACCTGCTGATCCTCGACGAGCCCATGTTCAGGATCGATCCCCAGGACCGCGAGGAAGCCTGGGACGAGATCCGCCGCGCCCGAGTCGAATCGGGAGTGACCACACTGCTGCTGACTTCCGACGTTTCGGAGGCCCTTTCGCGGGCCGATCGGCTGGCGGTGATCGACCTTGGACGCATCCTTCAGACCGGGACGCCCCAGGAGCTTTACAACCAACCCGTCGACGTCTTCGTCGCGCGACTCCTCGGGCCCACGAACCTGCTCCAGGGGCAGGTCGACGGCGCCGGCCACAACCAGGGCCGCCAGGAAGTCGTGGTACGAACGCCCGTGGGACGCCTCGTCTGCCGGACGAATCTGGGCGGCCTCGCCCCGTCGGCTCCGGTCACGGTTTGCATCCGGCCGGAGTCGCTCTCCATCGGACCGGGCGTCCCCAGCGACGCCAACCGATTCCCGGCGACCATCGAACGGATCACGTTCCAGGGCTCGACGCGCCGCGTCCTGCTTCGCGGCCCCGGCGATTGGCCTGTCGTCGCCCTGGCTCTCCAAAGCCATTCAGGTCACATTCGCGAGGGCCAGGGGGTGACGCTCTCGATCGCTCCCGAGAACGTCGCCCTCCTGCTCGGCAAATACGCCGTCGGCGGCGGAGGATAA
- a CDS encoding zinc-dependent alcohol dehydrogenase family protein, with translation MRAYHLHDFSGPEGWRLADVPTPKPGPGEVLVRVRAASLNFRDLMISKGQYNPHFKLPLVPMSDGAGEVVENGPGASRFKPGDRVSCNFMARWVDGPVDDFKAKSALGGEIPGMLAEEVVLPECGLIGLPDSLTFEEAATLPCAGVTAWHALFETGGVRPGQTIVTQGTGGVSIFALQFGKLAGLRVIVTSSSDAKLERARSMGAAETINYKSTPDWEKPVRAMTGGVGADLVVELGGAGTLPKSLRAVRTGGKVAMIGVLSGAGPGVDPVPILIRGIRLQGVFVGSRSMFEDMLRAIEFHQIKPVIDRVFPFEQAVDALRHLESGSHFGKVVIKV, from the coding sequence ATGAGAGCTTACCATCTGCACGATTTCAGCGGGCCCGAGGGATGGAGACTCGCCGATGTCCCGACGCCGAAGCCGGGCCCGGGCGAGGTCCTGGTGCGCGTTCGCGCCGCCTCGCTCAACTTCCGGGACCTGATGATCTCGAAAGGCCAGTACAACCCCCACTTCAAGCTGCCGCTCGTGCCGATGTCCGACGGCGCCGGGGAGGTCGTGGAGAACGGGCCTGGGGCTTCGCGGTTCAAGCCGGGCGATCGAGTCTCGTGCAACTTCATGGCCCGTTGGGTCGACGGCCCGGTCGACGACTTCAAGGCGAAATCGGCGCTCGGCGGCGAGATCCCCGGCATGCTGGCCGAGGAGGTCGTCCTCCCTGAATGCGGCCTGATCGGCCTGCCCGATTCGTTGACCTTTGAGGAAGCCGCGACCCTACCCTGCGCTGGGGTGACCGCCTGGCACGCGCTGTTTGAGACGGGCGGCGTCCGGCCGGGACAAACGATCGTGACCCAGGGAACGGGCGGCGTCTCGATCTTCGCCCTTCAGTTCGGCAAGCTCGCCGGCTTGCGGGTGATCGTCACATCCAGCAGCGACGCCAAGCTCGAACGGGCTCGCTCCATGGGCGCGGCGGAGACGATCAACTACAAGTCGACGCCCGACTGGGAGAAGCCCGTCCGCGCCATGACCGGCGGAGTTGGTGCGGACCTCGTCGTCGAACTTGGCGGCGCGGGGACGCTTCCGAAGTCCCTTCGTGCGGTGAGGACAGGAGGAAAGGTCGCGATGATCGGCGTTCTGAGCGGCGCAGGCCCGGGCGTTGATCCGGTTCCCATCCTGATCCGAGGCATCCGCCTTCAGGGCGTCTTCGTGGGTTCACGGTCGATGTTCGAGGACATGCTGCGAGCGATCGAGTTCCACCAGATCAAGCCGGTGATCGACCGCGTCTTCCCGTTCGAACAGGCCGTCGACGCCCTGCGTCACCTGGAGAGCGGGTCGCACTTCGGCAAGGTCGTGATCAAGGTGTGA